A single genomic interval of Apis cerana isolate GH-2021 linkage group LG14, AcerK_1.0, whole genome shotgun sequence harbors:
- the LOC108004428 gene encoding sulfide:quinone oxidoreductase, mitochondrial, which yields MSHIRNLRSTMSCLNIYNLKPFEKHILIKNKYRDVHHSCKLLVVGGGTGGCSMAAKFVNKFKGRNQVIIIEPNEIHYYQPMFTLIGGGIRSFEDSKKPMKDTLPKNAKWFQDNVMSFEPTQNQVTMSNGDIVQYEIMIVAMGLQLYWEKIPGLVESLKNNMSRVCSIYGSDTVTNVFPKITKIKDGTAIFTFPNSPVKCPGAPQKIAYIAEEYFRKQNVRDNVKVVYNTALPVIFGVKKYADALWDVCKKRNITVNVQTNLVKINPVTEEAVFQKLDGSNETFVEKFSLLHVCPPMGPPDVLKKHPSLTNEVGFLSVDPKTLRHTKYSNIYGIGDCISAPNSKTMAAIAAQGKVLYKNITDDLAGKPMTMIYNGYSSCPLVTGYKKCILAEFDYNLQPLETFPVNQGREYFFTFILKAYIFPLLYWTLMTRGKWDGPEFLRKYSDAIKKKEIKN from the exons atgagtcatattagaaatttacgTTCTACTATGTCTTgcttaaacatttataatttgaaaccttttgaaaaacatatattaattaaaaataaatatagagatGTTCATCATTC gtgTAAACTGTTAGTAGTTGGAGGTGGTACTGGAGGTTGCAGCATGGCagcaaaatttgttaataaatttaaaggcCGAAATCaagttattataatagaacCAAATgag atacatTATTATCAACCAATGTTTACTTTGATTGGTGGTGGTATAAGATCTTTTGAAGATTCAaaaaaaccaatgaaagaTACTTTAccaaaaaatgcaaaatggtTTCAAGATAATGTAATGAGTTTTGAACCTACACAAAATCAAGTGACTATGAGCAATGGAGACATTGTACAGTATGAAATCATGATTGTTGCAATGggtttacaattatattgggAAAAA atacCAGGTTTAGTAGAAAGTCTTAAAAATAACATGTCAAGAGTTTGTTCAATTTATGGATCTGATACTGTTACAAATGTGTTtccaaaaattacaaaaattaaggaTGGTACTGCAATATTTACCTTTCCAAATAGTCCTGTTAAATGTCCTGGAGCACCtcaaaaaattgcatatattgcagaagaatattttcgaaaa caaaATGTACGTGATAATGTAAAAGTTGTATATAACACTGCTTTACCAGTTATATTTGGAGTTAAAAAATATGCTGATGCACTTTGGGAtgtttgcaaaaaaagaaatattactgTGAATGTTCAAACAAATCTTGTGAAAATAAATCCTGTAACTGAAGAAGctgtatttcaaaaattagatGGATCAAATGAAACATTTGTCGAAAAG ttttcatTACTTCATGTATGTCCACCAATGGGTCCACCTGATGTTTTGAAAAAACATCCTTCGTTAACGAATGAAGTAGGATTTTTATCAGTAGATCCTAAAACTTTGCGTCATACGaagtattcgaatatatatggAATCGGAGATTGTATTAGCGCTCCAAATTCTAAGACGATGGCAGCAAtag cggCTCAAGGAAAagtactatataaaaatattacggaCGATTTAGCTGGTAAACCAATGACTATGATTTATAATGGTTATTCATCATGTCCCTTAGTTACTGGTTATAAGAAGTGCATATTAGcagaatttgattataatttacaacCATTGGAAACTTTTCCAGTAAATCAAggtcgagaatattttttcacatttatactTAAGGCTTATATATTTCCGCTTTTATATTGGACTTTAATGACtcg tGGCAAATGGGATGGACCTGAATTTCTACGAAAATATTCAgatgcaataaaaaagaaagaaatcaaaaattaa
- the LOC108004430 gene encoding coatomer subunit zeta-1 isoform X3 produces MDGQLLEPTLYTVKGMAILDNDGNRILAKYYDKNIFPTSKEQKTFEKNLFNKTHRANAEIIMLDGLTCVYRSNVDLYFYVMGSSHENELILMSVLNCLYDSVSQILRKNVEKKAVLDSLDIVMLAMDEICDGGIILDADATSVVQRVALRTDDIPLGEQTVAQSLIVLQSAKEQLKWSLLK; encoded by the exons ATGGATGGTCAGTTATTG gaaCCAACGCTTTATACTGTTAAGGGTATGGCCATTCTGGACAATGATGGCAATAGAATATTAgctaaatattatgataaaaatatatttcctacATCAAAAGAGCAAAagacatttgaaaaaaatcttttcaacaAAACACACAGAGCAAATGCAGAAATTATTATGCTGGATGGTTTAACATGTGTTTATAGGAGTAATGTagacttatatttttatgttatggGAAGTTCTCATGAAAATgag ttgatTTTAATGAgtgtattaaattgtttatatgatTCAGTAAgtcaaattttaagaaaaaatgttgaaaagaaAGCTGTTTTAGATAGCTTAGATATAGTCATGTTAGCAATGGATGAAATTTGTGATGGAgg aataattcttGATGCTGATGCCACAAGTGTAGTTCAAAGGGTGGCATTAAGAACTGATGACATTCCACTTGGAGAACAAACAGTCGCACAG TCTCTGATT GTTTTGCAATCTGCAAAGGAACAACTCAAGTGGTCATtactaaaataa
- the LOC108004430 gene encoding coatomer subunit zeta-1 isoform X4 — protein MDGQLLEPTLYTVKGMAILDNDGNRILAKYYDKNIFPTSKEQKTFEKNLFNKTHRANAEIIMLDGLTCVYRSNVDLYFYVMGSSHENELILMSVLNCLYDSVSQILRKNVEKKAVLDSLDIVMLAMDEICDGGIILDADATSVVQRVALRTDDIPLGEQTVAQVLQSAKEQLKWSLLK, from the exons ATGGATGGTCAGTTATTG gaaCCAACGCTTTATACTGTTAAGGGTATGGCCATTCTGGACAATGATGGCAATAGAATATTAgctaaatattatgataaaaatatatttcctacATCAAAAGAGCAAAagacatttgaaaaaaatcttttcaacaAAACACACAGAGCAAATGCAGAAATTATTATGCTGGATGGTTTAACATGTGTTTATAGGAGTAATGTagacttatatttttatgttatggGAAGTTCTCATGAAAATgag ttgatTTTAATGAgtgtattaaattgtttatatgatTCAGTAAgtcaaattttaagaaaaaatgttgaaaagaaAGCTGTTTTAGATAGCTTAGATATAGTCATGTTAGCAATGGATGAAATTTGTGATGGAgg aataattcttGATGCTGATGCCACAAGTGTAGTTCAAAGGGTGGCATTAAGAACTGATGACATTCCACTTGGAGAACAAACAGTCGCACAG GTTTTGCAATCTGCAAAGGAACAACTCAAGTGGTCATtactaaaataa
- the LOC108004430 gene encoding coatomer subunit zeta-1 isoform X1, which yields MNRAGSSKVVQHNLSSMLQSDQDRDFRQREPTLYTVKGMAILDNDGNRILAKYYDKNIFPTSKEQKTFEKNLFNKTHRANAEIIMLDGLTCVYRSNVDLYFYVMGSSHENELILMSVLNCLYDSVSQILRKNVEKKAVLDSLDIVMLAMDEICDGGIILDADATSVVQRVALRTDDIPLGEQTVAQSLIVLQSAKEQLKWSLLK from the exons ATGAATCGTGCTGGATCATCGAAAGTCGTGCAACATAACCTCTCTTCAATGCTTCAGAGTGACCAGGATCGCGATTTTCGGCAACGC gaaCCAACGCTTTATACTGTTAAGGGTATGGCCATTCTGGACAATGATGGCAATAGAATATTAgctaaatattatgataaaaatatatttcctacATCAAAAGAGCAAAagacatttgaaaaaaatcttttcaacaAAACACACAGAGCAAATGCAGAAATTATTATGCTGGATGGTTTAACATGTGTTTATAGGAGTAATGTagacttatatttttatgttatggGAAGTTCTCATGAAAATgag ttgatTTTAATGAgtgtattaaattgtttatatgatTCAGTAAgtcaaattttaagaaaaaatgttgaaaagaaAGCTGTTTTAGATAGCTTAGATATAGTCATGTTAGCAATGGATGAAATTTGTGATGGAgg aataattcttGATGCTGATGCCACAAGTGTAGTTCAAAGGGTGGCATTAAGAACTGATGACATTCCACTTGGAGAACAAACAGTCGCACAG TCTCTGATT GTTTTGCAATCTGCAAAGGAACAACTCAAGTGGTCATtactaaaataa
- the LOC108004430 gene encoding coatomer subunit zeta-1 isoform X2, with amino-acid sequence MNRAGSSKVVQHNLSSMLQSDQDRDFRQREPTLYTVKGMAILDNDGNRILAKYYDKNIFPTSKEQKTFEKNLFNKTHRANAEIIMLDGLTCVYRSNVDLYFYVMGSSHENELILMSVLNCLYDSVSQILRKNVEKKAVLDSLDIVMLAMDEICDGGIILDADATSVVQRVALRTDDIPLGEQTVAQVLQSAKEQLKWSLLK; translated from the exons ATGAATCGTGCTGGATCATCGAAAGTCGTGCAACATAACCTCTCTTCAATGCTTCAGAGTGACCAGGATCGCGATTTTCGGCAACGC gaaCCAACGCTTTATACTGTTAAGGGTATGGCCATTCTGGACAATGATGGCAATAGAATATTAgctaaatattatgataaaaatatatttcctacATCAAAAGAGCAAAagacatttgaaaaaaatcttttcaacaAAACACACAGAGCAAATGCAGAAATTATTATGCTGGATGGTTTAACATGTGTTTATAGGAGTAATGTagacttatatttttatgttatggGAAGTTCTCATGAAAATgag ttgatTTTAATGAgtgtattaaattgtttatatgatTCAGTAAgtcaaattttaagaaaaaatgttgaaaagaaAGCTGTTTTAGATAGCTTAGATATAGTCATGTTAGCAATGGATGAAATTTGTGATGGAgg aataattcttGATGCTGATGCCACAAGTGTAGTTCAAAGGGTGGCATTAAGAACTGATGACATTCCACTTGGAGAACAAACAGTCGCACAG GTTTTGCAATCTGCAAAGGAACAACTCAAGTGGTCATtactaaaataa